The Kosmotoga arenicorallina S304 nucleotide sequence CCATTATAAAGCAGTATAAATATCTCCTTCAAACTGAAGATATTGAATTGAGCTTCACTGACGATGGGCTCAGAGAGATTGCTCACGTGGCCTATTCACTCAACGAAAAACTCGAAAACATCGGTGCAAGAAGGTTGTACACGGTTGTCGAAAAAGTTCTGGAAGATATCTCTTATGAAGCCCCTGATATTGAAACAAAGAAGCTAACCATAGATCGAGAATACGTTGATTCTAAAATAAAGGATATTGCGGAAAATGAAGATTTAAGTGCCTTTATACTGTGATAATGGAAGACTTTGAATACGCATTGATATCACTTTCGGGGGATTTTACCGTAAATGAGATGGAAAATATTGTGGCCAATGGAATTGGCCTGGAAGAACTCTTGAAAAGCAGAATTACTTTTCTTCCAGAATCCAAACAGAAAAAAGCCATTGGGATGGTTTCTTCTGTGGAAAAGGTGCTCAGGAAATACGAGAAAAATTTCCTCGTTTATGGCCATAGCTCTTATCCCGATTATCTCAGAACTATAAGCATGCCACCAGCCGTTCTTTTCTTCAAGGGCAATGAAGAGTTGCTCATGGAAAAAAATACAATAGCCATCGTTGGTTCAAGAAAGGCAACCTCTTATGGAACAAATATTGCAAAGAACTTCTCAAAGGAACTCGATAAAAGGGGATTTGTTATTGTCAGCGGCCTTGCCGCAGGGATTGACTCCTGTGCCCACCGTGGCAGCCTTGATGCTGGAGGCAGGACTATTGCTGTGCTTGGAACAGGAATTGATGTTGTTTACCCTTCAGGCAACCGGGATTTGTTCCAGAAAATTCTTAAAAGAGGATGCATTATAAGTGAATTCCTACCAGGGACGCCTCCATTAAAGCAAAACTTCCCCAGGCGTAACAGAATAATAGCAGGGTTAGCCAGAGTCGTTGTTATTGTTGAGGCCGCGATTAAAAGTGGTTCCTTGATCACAGCGAAAATTGCTCTTGAGAATGGAAGAGAAGTTCTGGCGGTTCCCGGGGATATTACGAGATTCAATTCAGAGGGGACAAACTGGCTGATAAAAAATGGAGCCAAACCGGTAACAGAACTTGCGGATATAATGGAGGAATTTCCGGAGTTTACACCTGCTGTCGAAGAGAGCTCAGAAACATCGAGCTTTGATTCCATTATCCTGGATTTATTGAAAAATGGCCCCATGGATTTTAACCAGATGCTTGCTTTAACCGGGTTTGAATATGGGCAGCTCATGGAGAAATTGCTGGACTTGCAATTGAAGGGTTATGTTACTGAAACACAAGGCCTATGGCAGCTTTTACCATTATGACTCGGCTAAGCGTATACGCAATGTTATAATTTTATCAGGACAGCACAGAAATCGATTATAGAAGTAGTCAAACGGAATATCTCCCGGATAAGATCTTCTTATACAAAACATTATACAGGAGGGTTGTAAATATGCCATATGTAAACACAAAAGATATTCTTGAAAAAGCAAGTGAAGGATTTTACGCGGTTCCTGCACTGAATATCAATAACCTAGAATTTCTTCAAGCAATAATAGAAGCAGGTCTTGAAGAAAGTGCCCCCGTGATCATTGAAACTTCAGAAGGGGCAATAAAGTACGCGGGAAATGGTAATATCATGAGAGGCGCTAAACTCTTTGTCGATATGGTGAGGGAATATGCCGATACCATAGACATACCTGTAGCGCTCCATCTGGATCATGGAAAGCATTTCGAGTACATAATTGCGGCTATAAAAGCTGGTTATTCTTCTGTGATGATAGATGCCTCGGAGCACAATTTCGAGGAAAACCTCAGTATAACAAAAAAAGTAGTGGAGATTGCTCACAGCGTTAATGTTTCAGTTGAGGCAGAATTGGGAAGACTCGTTGGTATAGAAGACAATGTAGTAGTCGCCGCACATGAGGCTGCGCTAGTTGACCCGGATGAGGCTGTGGAATTTGTCGAAAAAACAGGCGTTGACTTCCTCGCTCCTGCCATCGGTACGAGTCATGGCGCTTTTAAATTCAAAGGTGAAGCAAGACTTGATTTTGACAGGCTCAAAAAGGTTAAAGAGCGCACCGGAATCCCCCTTGTCCTTCACGGAGCCTCAAGTGTTCCACAAGATATAGTAGAACTTGCTGAAAAATTCGGCGCTGACTTCAAGGGTGCAAAAGGCGTTCCCTCTGAGATACTGAAAGAAACCGTGAAATATGGTATAAATAAAGTGAACACCGATACAGACTTGAGAATGGCTTTTATAGCAGGATTGAGAGAATTTCTTGCCGGAAATCCTACAGAATTTGACCCACGAAAGTACTTCAAAGTACCAAAAGAATATGTAAAAGGGCTGATAAAAGAAAGAATGAGATTGCTTGGATGTTCAAATAAAGCCTGATCTGGAGGTGTGCTCTGTGAAAGTATTGGTAATCAATTGTGGCTCTTCATCTATCAAGTACCAGTTACTGGAAATGGATAATGAGACTGTCCTTGCAAAGGGCCTTCTTGAAAGGATAGGGATATCTGGCTCAAAGCTTAAGCACAAGAAAGGTTCTGAGAAATACGAAATAAGCAAAGATGTCGCCAACCACAAAGAAGGGCTTAATCTGATAATATCAACTCTTAAAGACGAAGAACTTGGTGTAATTAAAGACACGTCTGAAATCAGTGCAGTAGGTCATAGGGTTGTTCATGGAGGCGAGTTGTTTGCCTCTTCTGTGCGAATTAATGAAAGGGTTTTAAAGGAAATTGAGGCTAACGCTTTTCTTGCACCATTGCACAATCCCCCGAACATTCAGGGGATAAAGGCAACAATAGAGCTTTTGCCCGATGCAGCGCAGGTGGCTGTGTTTGATACTGCCTTTCATCAGTCAATGGATCCAATAGCATATCTTTATGCCATTCCTTACAACTACTACGAGAAGTACAAAGTAAGGCGTTATGGTTTTCACGGCACCAGCCATCGTTACGTATCTGCAAGGACCGCTGCTCTTTTGGGAAAGCCTATCGAAGAGCTCAAGATTATCACTGTCCATGTGGGTAATGGTGCTTCCATCGCAGCGGTAAAATACGGAAAATCGGTGGATACTTCTATGGGTTTCACGCCTCTGGAAGGACTTGTAATGGGTACCAGATCAGGTGACATTGACCCTGCAATTGTTCCTTTTCTTCAGGAGCAAGAAGGCTTGTCTCCAAAAGAAGTTACGGAAATACTGAACAAGAAAAGCGGTATGCTTGGCTTAACACGAGGACAATACAGTGATATGAGAGAAATTGAGGATGGAGCTATTGCCGGTGATAGCATCTGCAAGCTTGCTCACGACATATATGAATACAGAATCGCAAAATATATTGGCGCTTATGTTGCTGCAATGAACGGTGTAGATGCGATTTCCTTTACTGCCGGTGTCGGCGAAAATAGCCCTTATCTCAGAAAGAACGTAGTGAATAAATATCTGGGATATCTGGGAATAGAGCTTGACGAAAAAGAGAACGATTGCAAAGCATGTGAAAAATTCATCTCCACTCCTGATTCTGCGGTGAAGGTGCTTATAGTACCTACAAATGAAGAATTGGTTATTGCAAGGGATACAGCAGAGATTGTTGAAAAAAATCTCAACGAGCTTAATCTCTGGTGATATGTGACACCCTCAAGGGGTGTCACTTTTTTCTGTAAAGGAGTTGTCTTTGTGAAAGAAGTAAAGATGAACCCTAATGAAAAGATCTCACATCTGGGGCAAGAAGTATCAAATGCCTATATCGTTCAGTCTGGTGGTGCGATTTTAAAGCGCAACGGTACTGACCGTATCTTTATTGCCGGCGACATAATAGATCCTGTGAGCATAGTCTCTAAAAAGTCCACGGGTGATATTTACGCAGTTGGGCACACTTCATTGATCGCAGGTTCTATTGAAGAAATATTGGGATTTATAAAGAAAAATCCAAAACTCTTGCAAAGAGCGCTTTTGAAAGCTGTGGAAGAACTACCTTTCTTTGACGAAGAATTGAGCGACAGGCTTCAATCAATTGAAGAAATAACAGCTATCTTAATATCCAAAAGGCAATATTTGCTTAATAAATACCCGCCGTTGCTTTTTGGCGAGAAACCTTTGTATAGAAAAGCTGTCAAATATCTTCAAAAAAAGGACTTTGCCAATGCTGCCAACAATTTTAAGTGTTATCTGAAACAATACCAAAATTCCCTTCTTTCAAGACCTGTGAAGTTGTTTTTGGCTCTGGCTGAACTGAATCTTTCCAATTTCAATGCTGCCGCTGAGCTTTTAACGAACCTTCTCGACAGTTCAAAGGACGTGGTTTCAGATTATGTCAGGAAGCTTTTCGGTGCGTTCGAACTGAATGAAACTGCCTTTATTCTGACAAAAGGCGTACCAGCTTACCCTGAAAATTTTTCCAGAAAGATCATTGAAGAATATGCAGACAAAATAGTCACTCTCGAGGAAGACACACCCCTTGTTGAAGAAGGAAAAGCATTCAATAGCATATATTTTGTGGTTGAAGGTGAGCTCTGGGCAGCTAAAAAGCGGGGAAACAAGTTTTTTAAGTTATCTGAGATTTCAAAATTTAACACCTTTGGAGAGCTGCACGTCTTAACTGACTCAAAGGCCGATTCAACCTTAATTGGAAAATCAGGCACCAAGCTGATTTCAATCGATAGAAAGAGTTTCTTCAAAATCTCTATATTCGAGTTTCCAGAAGCCGGTATAGAGCTTCTTAAATACTTGCTTTCCTATGAAAAGGAGTTACTCGGTGAAGACTAAGGTACTCTTACTATCTCGTTGTCTATAAGCCTTGCTTTCCCAAGGTAGACTGCAATAGCAAGAATAACTTTTTTGTTTTTCTTTTCTTGTAAGTTATCTATCGGAGCCAGTGTTTCTTCATCCACCAATTCAACATAATCTACCTTTATCAAATCACCTTTACCCAGGATTTGTCTCATATTTGCTTTAATTGTCCCAACATCGGTTATACCTTTTCCTATTAGCTCGTTCCCTTTCAATAAAGCTTTATGAAGAAGCGGCGCCTGAAGACGTTCCCGGGGTGAAAGGTAGACATTTCTGGAGCTCATTGCAAGCCCATCCGATTCGCGAACAATCGGCATTTCAACAAGTTCCACAGATAAATCTAGATCTCTTACCATTCTCCTGATTACTCTGAATTGTTGTGCGTCTTTTTGGCCAAAATAAGCTTTTGTAGGCATCACTATATTGAATAACTTGATTACTACAGTGGTAACGCCACGAAAATGCCCCGGTCTTCTCGTTCCACAGAGACCTTCTGTCAATCCTTTTACTTCAACAAATGTTGAATGGTCAGGCTTATACATTTCAACAACCTCGGGAATGAAAACATAATCCACTCCAAGTCCTGCCAGAAGCGATAAATCTCGTTCTTCGTCCCGGGGATATTTGCTGTAATCTTCATTGGGGCCGAACTGTGTCGGGTTAACAAATATACTCACGGTAACAATATCATTGTCTTCTCTCGCCTTTCTGACAAGAGAAAGATGTCCCTCATGAAGATAACCCATCGTTGGCACAAAGCCATGAGAAACCCTTTTACAAAGAAATCCATATGCCAGATCTTTCATTTCCTGCACCGTTCTGATAACTTCCACAAAATCACCCCTTTAATGAGTTAACCGAAGTTCCATTTCCTTCTGTGTGGCAAGCTTGTTATAACCTCTGGGTGGCAAAATGGAAAAGAGGACATCATCTTCACATACCCAGGGAATCAGGAGCTTCTCATAAGTTCCATTAAAAGAGCGTTCCAGATATTCAACTATTTCCTGGTAATTAGACTCTGCTGTAGGCCCAAAATCCATTACATAGACATACTCATCTTTATAACTCCAGACACAATATCCCAGCAATTTATCATTCTTCAAGATACCTGAAAAATTATTGAATTTAAGATGCGATAGGGTCTTGGGATCGTTGTACCAATTGTGTTTGCGGTGGTATTTTCCGGATGCCTCTATAGCTATGTCCTGTACTTCTTTGAGGGGTAATGGTTCTAGGGATATATCTATATCTTCATTTGAATTCAGAGATTTGTAGAAAGAAACCAAATCCCTCTTCACCCTGAATCCATATCTTTCATAAAACCTTCGAGAGCTATGATCCATTTCCGGGACTTCAAGAATAACTTTATTCACGTTTTTCCATTTGCAGCCTTCCACTATTTTATCCAGCATTTCAAGTCCATAACCGCTCCCCCTGAACTTCTTAATCATTCCCATAAGGCCTATACGACAGATGTTACCTTTTAAACTCACCAGGAAAAAACCGACGTTTTCTCCTGATATTCTGAGAATTGCAGAGTCTTTTGCCGAAATGCCATTTTCGATCAGATCTCTTTCAAGGCTTTCGAGATTCCAGCGGAAATTAAGGACATAATCGCTGAAAGCCTCATTCATAAGGTTAAGCAGCTCAATACGCGAAACTTCTTCAATGGTCACATATTGCTTATCCATAAGCCATTCACGCCTTTCCGACTTTCGTAGATAAAAAATTATCTGATATTGTGCATATTTCTATGCTCTTCTATGAGCTCTTTCAAAAGATCCTTTAAGACCCAGTTAAGATTATTTTCTGTTGTCGTGGCAAATATCCATTCACTTTTGGATACTTGCCTGATATGCTTTAATATTTCAAGTATTTCTTTGCTTTCCATCTTATGAAAAATCATGAAAGAATAGTGATTAGAACTCCACTTTTTGTGAGATGCTTTTTCAATTTCACCGCTTATGATGGAGTCGAGTTTTTTCTCTTCAAGCCCTGTGCAATCAATTGTCTCATAATTTATGAAGAATTCTTCCACTATTCTCTTTTCCTCTTCTGATTCGGTATAATATAAAACCAGGGGATTTTCTGAGCCCATTCCATCATTCCTCCAGAATCCAATTTAATCAATATATAACAATTTTACCACGCTCTTGCTACCATAAATACCATAAACGCGAATTATTGGTCACTCAATAATTTGCTTTTAACTACAAGCTCGCTGATTTTCTCCAAAAATTTCTCATCAGCAGCTGAAAAAGCGTTCAGGTGGTGGCTGTCTATGTCTATCTCTCCAAGAATCCTATCATCATCGATAATAGGAACCACTATTTCCGATTTTGTTTTATCACTGCAACTCAAGTAATTGTCTTCTTTATCAACGTCCGGAACCACAAATACTTCCTTTAATTTCGCTGCCTGGCCACAAATTCCCTGACCGAACTTTATTTTCACATGTTCTGTTGGTTCACCGACAAATGGACCGAGTTCTAATTGTTCTCCCGGGCTGGTAATATAAAAGCCTGTCCAGTTGTAATATTCAACATAATGGTCAAGAATCCTCACAATTTCCTGCAAGGCTTCTTCGCCTGAAGGCTTATTGATAGCTGATTGTATAAGTTCAAAAATCCTTTCGAACTTTCTTCCCTTTTCTTCTTCGCTATCGTCTTTTGAAACCATGTATTCAGAATATGCCCTGAACTCCCTCATTTTTTCAATAATGAAGTTTCCTGCGAAATTTAGTTTACCCTTTCTATACAGGGAAAGCAAATCTATCATAATAACGTGCCCTTTGGAAGTGGGAACGATAATGCTTTCGCTCTTTCCAAGAGCCACCATGATGAAAACAACAAAATCTTCCCGTGATAATTCGAGCACAGAAGAAAGGTTTTTCAAGCTTTTTAACACACTGCTCTTCGCATTTGATTCCAGCAAAAGCCATGACTGATGAAGTGAATCGAGTTCACGCCTTTCTACTTTTTGGAGTTCTTTTTCAACATCCCTTTCATTCATGCAATTTTTCATAAGGTATTCTTCCCATAGTCTCGGGTGATCTTTTCTGTGTTCAAGCCAAAAGGAGAACCATTCTTCCTTTGGGAAACTAAGGATCTTAAAGAATTCTTCCGAAAAATCCCTGAGTATGCTTCTCATGTTATTAGAACCTCCTTCAATATGCCATTTCTAAGCTCATAAACCCGATCGCAGATTTTTAAGGTTTCAGAATCGTGACTGGTTAGAACTATAGGAACTTTCCGCTCTCTGACTTTTTGAAAAAGCGCAAGAATACCCTTTTTATTAGCTTCATCAACGCTTCCTGTCGGTTCATCAGCAAAAATAATCACCGGGCTCCCCACGAGAGCACGGGCAATCGCAACCCTTTGTTGTTCGCCTACTGATAACTCTGAAGGGTAGCGATGAACTAATCTGGATATTTCCATTGCCGATAAAAGATCGCTGATTTCTCCTGAATTCAGTTCCTTCCCTTTTGCCATTGAGGCAACTCTAAGATTTTCTTCAACAGTCAGCTCTTTGAGCAGGTTTCTGAGTTGAAAAACTATTCCCGTTCGCTTTCTTATTGAAAGCACCGATCTAAGGGATTCGTAAACTTTTATGCCCTTTAAAAAAACTTCGCCTGAAAGCGGCTTCATCAAACCAGCAAGGATTGCAATTAGAGTGGATTTCCCGGATCCTGACTTACCAAAGATACCACAGATTTCAGGTGAATCCACGCGAACATTAAGGTTTTTAAGAACGCTTACCATACCATAAGAATAAGAGATGTTTCGAGCTTCGAGTATGGCATCACTCATATTTTAATACCTCCATAGGGTCTATCTTTCCAGCATGCCTTGAGGGAAATAGAGAAAAGATAGTTATCAACAATAACTCAAAGGCAAGCGCTATTAGAAAATCCGCTAAACTGACTTTTACAGGAAGGAAAGTTGTATAAAAAACATCCTCTGGAAGTGGCACTTTAACTCTGGAAATGAAAAACAAAGATATTCCTCCAGTTACAGTACCAACTAACAAGCCAACTATACAAACAATGATCGCTTGCATCCAGAATACAAAAGCTATATAACCCGGAGATAATCCCAGCGAACTCAATATACCTATTTCGTGTCTTCTCGTTAATACGGAATAAAGTATAGCGTTCATAACACCAAAGCCAGACAGAAGAACAACAAATACCGTTATAATAAGGGCGAAAAGCTCATCAACCTTTACAGCCTTCGCAAATCCCTCGTTTAACTCTGTCCAGGTATAGATATTTCCCGAAATTTCACCACTAAGCCGTTCTTTAACTTTTTTTGCCTGTCTGGGATCATGTAGATATATAGCCCAAAAACCGCTATTATCTTCGCTATTAACAATGCATATGTTAGAGTCAAATTGGTATACCCCTGTTTTTAATATGCCAGAAACCTTTACTTTTCGTGAAAAAAGCGGTGATAATATGCCCTGCGTTATTTGCACCATATCACCCGGCTCAAGCTCCAGAGATTCTGAAAGAGCTTTTCCTATCAAAATTTCGTCTCTTTTCGGAGAAGTACCCGAAAGCACAAAACGCGTAAAAAAATCAATCCCTTCATCATCTGCACCATAGATGATCACGCCTTTAAAGTCCTTGTTGAATGACAAAATACCTTCGGACAATTCCATTCTGAATACTCTGGAAATCCCTTCAAGGTCTTCAACAGGCTTGGAGGTGCTATCTACCAGCAAATGTGGGAAAAAACCCGTCAGCGAATCAAGTAGCAAGGCATCAAAACCATGTATCACAGAAATAATAACAATCAGACCTGCAAATCCTATTCCTATTGCAATTACAGGTATTATAAAATGCTTTTTTTCCTTCAAAGCAAAGCTTTTTGCAAGTTTCCAGGCAAGAATGATTTTTCTCATTTTCTATTCCCCAATAAAACGATATAGTCGTAATCGGAAATATAATATCGATTTTTGGAATACTCGTCCAGAAGAGAATAATATTCTTCAACGCCTTGAAGCAAATAGGTTCTGAACACCTCTGGTTTATGCAATGGATGAGCTGCCCCAAAGAATTCGATTATTTCATCAGCAGGATTGTTTATGAATATTACAGTTTCTTCCTGTTCGATATTATATGTGTGAAGGTACATATCGACTGTATCCACATGAAGCCCTGTCCTGGAAAGCCACTGGCCTTTAACAATCTCTGAAAAGGACTTGAATCCAGGGATGTTGTTTATTATTAGCACTCTGGGTTCGGAAACTTCCTTTTCCGGCTCTTCAGATAAAATCACATTACCCTTTTCATCAAGGTAATAGGGTAATGATTCAAAGGAAATCGACAAACTGCTTCTAAATATTTCCTTTACAAATCCGAGGCTTTGTATCACATCGAATTCCGTCTGTGTGGTGTTAAGAAAAAAAAGAGCTGTTTTGAGCATATCTAAAAGAGATAGCCTTCTGAAATTTTTCACGAGCTTTTCCATGACTTCTTTCTGGCGTTCAATCCGACCTATATCTCCAGAAGCATCATACCTGTATCTCAGATACCCCAAAAGCTCATTCCCTGAAAGCTCATAGATTCCGGGATCAAAATGGATGTGAAGGTTTTGCTGGAAATCATCATAATGCATTGGTTTCGTAATTTCTACTTCCACCGGGCCGATAAAATCGGTCAATTTGACCACATTGAGATAATCCAAAATTATATACCCAAAACAGTTACCCTTTATGATGCTTTTCACAGTATTCTTTAAAGCCTCTATACCATAGATATTCAGTAGGGCATTTATTTTCAAGCTCTTTCCTTCCCAGGAAACAAGAGTGTCTCTGGGAATCCTTACAGCAACCAATCCTGTTTTTCCTGTTTTGAGAGCGAGGATAAAATCCGTTCTTCCTCCTAAAGAATTCTTGCCTCCAGAATCTGTACCGAGTATTAAAAAGAAACCCGCGTTTTCCAACGATCTAATGCGGGTGAAGACATCATACACTATAAGTTGAAGAATGATGATAGAAAGAATCAACAATACAATTACAAGAGAAGTCAGTCCCTTTTTCGAAAACATTAATTATTACCACTCCACAAAAAGCGACATGAGGTTCTCAAGTGATTCTTCCTCAACATAGAGTTTTTTTACCGGGCTTGTAGAAAGGGAAGTCCTGACTTCGATTGGATATCGGGTAATTGTGGAGACTTTAACAAATTTAAGACTACCCTGGCTCAATCTCTCTAACATCGCTGCCAATCCGGCTTTAGAAAGGTTTGAGTTGCTATCGTGCTTCCGAATTGCGTTTATATAGTTGCCTAACTTCCAATAGTCAAAAAATGTCAATCCCCTTCTTGATAATCCATCAAGCAGTTCCTGATAGTTGTTTGCGCTAAGACCAAATTCCGATGCAAGCTCTTTGAGTGCATCCTGATCCGTTTCCCAATAGTAATACTCATCACTGCTTATACCCAGCCATGAATCAATCATTTTTTTTGTTTCGTTAAGAGAATCGCCTGTTAAACTTTTTTCAAGTGGTTCAAGAACAAGATATTCAGGCAATTCAAGAACTACTGTCCCGTTGTCTTTCTTATTTCTCACGAGAACATAAAATGGGTTATCGTCATTAACGTAAATCAAATAGTCAATTTTTTTTGCCAGAAACACTTCGCTGTTGCGTATTGCGGTTATCTTGAAATAAAAATAAGCCGCTCCAACAACAAGCACCAAAATCACTATAAGGGTGACCATAATACCGTAGCTGCTTCTGTTTTTCTTATTACGAATTCTTATAGTTGCCAATTAAAACACCCCCATGCAATAACGATTCCAGGTATCCACGGTTTCTGGAAGCACAAATAGGTTGTTATTCAAAGCCCAGTTCATCTTTAATCTTATCACGGCTACATAGGTTTTTTCCAGATCATTAAAGGCATTTTCTCTAATTGATATTGCTTCCGGAAATCTTCTGCTTTCTTCTGCTATGTCGGCTACTATAAGGGCTTTCGCGCATTCGGGAAGTTCTGGATATCCGGAAGCATGCCAAAAAATCCCTTTAAAAACTTCCCCTTCAATATTAAAAACTCTCTTCATATACAATGCAGCCAATTTTCCATGGAGCAATATAGGACTTTTGGCTTCCAGCTCGCTGAAGTCATAGCCTAAACTGCTTGCCATATTTAAAAGTACTTTCCCATCAAGGTCTCTGAAAAGATCATGCCCCCAGGCCATAATCCGGCATGATTGTTCATCAAGTTTATAAAATCGGGCTAGTCTAACAATGAATTTCTCCACACCGAGAATGTGTTTTATCCGATAGTCGCTGCAAATAGCTCTTGCAATGGTTTGAAGTTTAGTAATTTTTTGGCACTGAATACTCAACTGTTACTGTCACCTCATCCTTGCCTGGAACGATGATTTTAACCTCAAAATCACCTTCTTCAGCTATTTCAAGCTTCTCCTTTTCACCATCAACATACAAAGAAACTTTCGAAGCTCCTACAGGAAGCACATCTGAAATTTCTACTTCCTTGGATTCGGAACCTGCATTTTTCAATACATAGACTCTCTGATATTTCAACGATTTATAAGTTCTTTCAATAATTCCTTCCTTTGATTTTGCGGTAAGTTCTAAGGACTTTGCGACATTTATCAGGTTTAATGTTTCTCCTTTAACATGTGTGTTTATAGAAGTATATCCAGAGTATCTATCGCCATCATAAAGCTGAACGGCTCCTGCTGGCAAGTCAAAGGGAAGGTTTTCGATTTCATAATCAATAGAGACTCCGGTGAAAGAGCCGAGAAATCTTGGGCGATATACGTATCTCTTAACAGGCGATATTTCTTTTGACAGGAAAGCGACTTTTGATCCGCCTTCCACCGGATTAACCGGCAGCTGGTAAAAGATGAAATCAGGAGACTGCGCCTCGGGTTGAGCAGCGAAATCCATTGCTTCAGTCTTGTATAACCCTCTCACAAGCTGCGCCATGTTTATACCAGGTTCCGGAATATCCGCTGCGACA carries:
- a CDS encoding GNAT family N-acetyltransferase codes for the protein MDKQYVTIEEVSRIELLNLMNEAFSDYVLNFRWNLESLERDLIENGISAKDSAILRISGENVGFFLVSLKGNICRIGLMGMIKKFRGSGYGLEMLDKIVEGCKWKNVNKVILEVPEMDHSSRRFYERYGFRVKRDLVSFYKSLNSNEDIDISLEPLPLKEVQDIAIEASGKYHRKHNWYNDPKTLSHLKFNNFSGILKNDKLLGYCVWSYKDEYVYVMDFGPTAESNYQEIVEYLERSFNGTYEKLLIPWVCEDDVLFSILPPRGYNKLATQKEMELRLTH
- the panC gene encoding pantoate--beta-alanine ligase yields the protein MEVIRTVQEMKDLAYGFLCKRVSHGFVPTMGYLHEGHLSLVRKAREDNDIVTVSIFVNPTQFGPNEDYSKYPRDEERDLSLLAGLGVDYVFIPEVVEMYKPDHSTFVEVKGLTEGLCGTRRPGHFRGVTTVVIKLFNIVMPTKAYFGQKDAQQFRVIRRMVRDLDLSVELVEMPIVRESDGLAMSSRNVYLSPRERLQAPLLHKALLKGNELIGKGITDVGTIKANMRQILGKGDLIKVDYVELVDEETLAPIDNLQEKKNKKVILAIAVYLGKARLIDNEIVRVP
- the fba gene encoding class II fructose-1,6-bisphosphate aldolase, whose product is MPYVNTKDILEKASEGFYAVPALNINNLEFLQAIIEAGLEESAPVIIETSEGAIKYAGNGNIMRGAKLFVDMVREYADTIDIPVALHLDHGKHFEYIIAAIKAGYSSVMIDASEHNFEENLSITKKVVEIAHSVNVSVEAELGRLVGIEDNVVVAAHEAALVDPDEAVEFVEKTGVDFLAPAIGTSHGAFKFKGEARLDFDRLKKVKERTGIPLVLHGASSVPQDIVELAEKFGADFKGAKGVPSEILKETVKYGINKVNTDTDLRMAFIAGLREFLAGNPTEFDPRKYFKVPKEYVKGLIKERMRLLGCSNKA
- a CDS encoding ABC transporter ATP-binding protein produces the protein MSDAILEARNISYSYGMVSVLKNLNVRVDSPEICGIFGKSGSGKSTLIAILAGLMKPLSGEVFLKGIKVYESLRSVLSIRKRTGIVFQLRNLLKELTVEENLRVASMAKGKELNSGEISDLLSAMEISRLVHRYPSELSVGEQQRVAIARALVGSPVIIFADEPTGSVDEANKKGILALFQKVRERKVPIVLTSHDSETLKICDRVYELRNGILKEVLIT
- a CDS encoding DUF3783 domain-containing protein yields the protein MGSENPLVLYYTESEEEKRIVEEFFINYETIDCTGLEEKKLDSIISGEIEKASHKKWSSNHYSFMIFHKMESKEILEILKHIRQVSKSEWIFATTTENNLNWVLKDLLKELIEEHRNMHNIR
- a CDS encoding GAF domain-containing protein; its protein translation is MRSILRDFSEEFFKILSFPKEEWFSFWLEHRKDHPRLWEEYLMKNCMNERDVEKELQKVERRELDSLHQSWLLLESNAKSSVLKSLKNLSSVLELSREDFVVFIMVALGKSESIIVPTSKGHVIMIDLLSLYRKGKLNFAGNFIIEKMREFRAYSEYMVSKDDSEEEKGRKFERIFELIQSAINKPSGEEALQEIVRILDHYVEYYNWTGFYITSPGEQLELGPFVGEPTEHVKIKFGQGICGQAAKLKEVFVVPDVDKEDNYLSCSDKTKSEIVVPIIDDDRILGEIDIDSHHLNAFSAADEKFLEKISELVVKSKLLSDQ
- the dprA gene encoding DNA-processing protein DprA; amino-acid sequence: MEDFEYALISLSGDFTVNEMENIVANGIGLEELLKSRITFLPESKQKKAIGMVSSVEKVLRKYEKNFLVYGHSSYPDYLRTISMPPAVLFFKGNEELLMEKNTIAIVGSRKATSYGTNIAKNFSKELDKRGFVIVSGLAAGIDSCAHRGSLDAGGRTIAVLGTGIDVVYPSGNRDLFQKILKRGCIISEFLPGTPPLKQNFPRRNRIIAGLARVVVIVEAAIKSGSLITAKIALENGREVLAVPGDITRFNSEGTNWLIKNGAKPVTELADIMEEFPEFTPAVEESSETSSFDSIILDLLKNGPMDFNQMLALTGFEYGQLMEKLLDLQLKGYVTETQGLWQLLPL
- a CDS encoding acetate/propionate family kinase, coding for MKVLVINCGSSSIKYQLLEMDNETVLAKGLLERIGISGSKLKHKKGSEKYEISKDVANHKEGLNLIISTLKDEELGVIKDTSEISAVGHRVVHGGELFASSVRINERVLKEIEANAFLAPLHNPPNIQGIKATIELLPDAAQVAVFDTAFHQSMDPIAYLYAIPYNYYEKYKVRRYGFHGTSHRYVSARTAALLGKPIEELKIITVHVGNGASIAAVKYGKSVDTSMGFTPLEGLVMGTRSGDIDPAIVPFLQEQEGLSPKEVTEILNKKSGMLGLTRGQYSDMREIEDGAIAGDSICKLAHDIYEYRIAKYIGAYVAAMNGVDAISFTAGVGENSPYLRKNVVNKYLGYLGIELDEKENDCKACEKFISTPDSAVKVLIVPTNEELVIARDTAEIVEKNLNELNLW
- a CDS encoding cyclic nucleotide-binding domain-containing protein encodes the protein MKEVKMNPNEKISHLGQEVSNAYIVQSGGAILKRNGTDRIFIAGDIIDPVSIVSKKSTGDIYAVGHTSLIAGSIEEILGFIKKNPKLLQRALLKAVEELPFFDEELSDRLQSIEEITAILISKRQYLLNKYPPLLFGEKPLYRKAVKYLQKKDFANAANNFKCYLKQYQNSLLSRPVKLFLALAELNLSNFNAAAELLTNLLDSSKDVVSDYVRKLFGAFELNETAFILTKGVPAYPENFSRKIIEEYADKIVTLEEDTPLVEEGKAFNSIYFVVEGELWAAKKRGNKFFKLSEISKFNTFGELHVLTDSKADSTLIGKSGTKLISIDRKSFFKISIFEFPEAGIELLKYLLSYEKELLGED